A stretch of Aristophania vespae DNA encodes these proteins:
- the groL gene encoding chaperonin GroEL (60 kDa chaperone family; promotes refolding of misfolded polypeptides especially under stressful conditions; forms two stacked rings of heptamers to form a barrel-shaped 14mer; ends can be capped by GroES; misfolded proteins enter the barrel where they are refolded when GroES binds) produces MAAKDVKFGADARERMLRGVDILANAVKVTLGPKGRNVVLDKSFGAPRITKDGVSVAKEIELADKFENMGAQMVREVASKTNDIAGDGTTTATVLAQAIIREGAKAVAAGMNPMDLKRGIDKAVGQVVEELKTRTSKISSPAEIAQVGTISANGESEIGEMISQAMEKVGSEGVITVEEARGLHTELDVVEGMQFDRGYISPYFVTNTEKMTVDMDNPLILIHEKKVSSLQPMLPLLESVVQSGRPLLIIAEDVDGEALATLVVNKLRGGLKIAAVKAPGFGDRRKAMLEDIAILTGGQLVSEDIGIKLENVTVDMLGNAKKLHIDKENTTIVEGAGQTDAIKARCNQIRAQIEETTSDYDREKLQERLAKLAGGVAVIRVGGSTEVEVKERKDRVDDALHATRAAVEEGIVPGGGTALARASLNLGNLTFHNEDQRVGAEIVRKALQAPLRQIAHNAGEDGAVIAGKVLEKSDYTTGFDAQKGEYKDLVAAGIIDPTKVVRTALQDAASVAGLLITTEAMVAERPEKKAPAMPDEGMGGMGGMGGMGF; encoded by the coding sequence ATGGCTGCTAAAGACGTAAAATTTGGTGCTGATGCACGCGAGCGTATGCTCCGTGGTGTTGATATTCTTGCTAATGCTGTGAAAGTGACATTGGGTCCAAAAGGCCGCAATGTTGTTCTTGATAAAAGCTTTGGCGCACCACGTATCACAAAAGATGGTGTTTCAGTTGCTAAAGAAATCGAACTAGCTGACAAGTTCGAAAATATGGGCGCACAAATGGTGCGTGAAGTTGCTTCTAAAACCAACGATATTGCTGGTGATGGTACAACGACAGCCACTGTACTGGCCCAGGCAATTATTCGTGAAGGTGCAAAAGCTGTTGCTGCTGGCATGAATCCTATGGATTTAAAACGCGGCATTGATAAAGCTGTTGGCCAGGTTGTTGAAGAGCTAAAAACACGCACCAGCAAAATTTCTTCTCCAGCTGAAATTGCTCAGGTTGGTACAATTTCTGCCAATGGTGAGTCCGAGATTGGTGAGATGATCTCCCAAGCTATGGAAAAAGTTGGCTCAGAAGGTGTTATCACTGTAGAAGAAGCACGTGGTCTTCATACCGAACTTGATGTTGTCGAGGGTATGCAGTTTGATCGCGGTTACATCTCTCCTTATTTCGTGACAAATACAGAGAAGATGACAGTGGATATGGATAACCCACTTATCCTTATTCATGAAAAGAAAGTTTCTTCTCTTCAGCCAATGCTTCCACTTCTTGAAAGTGTTGTTCAGTCTGGCCGTCCACTTCTTATCATTGCAGAAGATGTTGATGGTGAAGCCCTTGCAACTCTCGTTGTGAACAAGCTTCGTGGTGGTCTGAAAATTGCCGCTGTTAAAGCGCCTGGTTTTGGTGATCGTCGTAAAGCTATGCTTGAAGACATCGCTATTCTTACAGGTGGCCAGCTTGTCTCCGAAGATATTGGTATCAAGCTTGAAAACGTCACTGTTGATATGCTTGGTAACGCTAAAAAGCTGCATATTGACAAAGAAAACACCACAATCGTTGAGGGTGCTGGTCAGACAGATGCTATCAAAGCACGCTGCAACCAGATTCGCGCTCAAATTGAAGAGACAACATCTGACTATGACCGTGAGAAGCTGCAAGAGCGTCTTGCTAAATTGGCAGGTGGTGTTGCTGTTATCCGTGTTGGTGGTAGCACAGAAGTTGAAGTTAAAGAGCGCAAAGACCGCGTTGATGATGCATTACATGCAACACGCGCCGCTGTTGAAGAAGGTATCGTCCCAGGTGGTGGTACAGCTCTTGCCCGTGCAAGCCTCAACCTAGGTAACCTGACATTCCATAACGAAGATCAACGCGTTGGTGCAGAGATCGTTCGTAAGGCTCTTCAGGCTCCACTTCGTCAAATTGCTCACAATGCTGGTGAAGATGGTGCGGTCATTGCTGGTAAAGTTCTTGAGAAATCAGACTATACAACTGGCTTTGATGCTCAAAAAGGCGAGTATAAAGACCTTGTTGCCGCTGGTATTATCGACCCAACTAAAGTTGTTCGTACTGCGCTTCAAGATGCTGCTTCTGTTGCCGGGTTGTTAATCACAACCGAAGCTATGGTTGCCGAGCGCCCAGAGAAAAAAGCGCCTGCAATGCCTGACGAAGGTATGGGCGGAATGGGTGGCATGGGCGGAATGGGCTTCTAA